In Pseudomonas sp. LRP2-20, the genomic window GGCAACCGCCGCCCTTGAACGCCCCTACCGGCCCTGATCCCACAGGGCCGGTGTCGATCTGCCCCTTGCACGCCTGCCCACGACACCGGAAGCTATACCCTTCGATCGACAGGAGACCGCGCCTTGGACTGGCACACCCTGCTCACCCGCGAACGCCTCGGCAAAGCCCTTTACAGTGCCGAAGAACTGGGCCGCAGCCCTTTCCACAAAGACCATGACCGGATCATCTTCTCAGGGGCCTTTCGCCGCCTCGGGCGCAAGACCCAGGTCCACCCCGTTACCAGCAACGACCATATCCACACGCGCCTGACCCATTCCCTGGAGGTCAGCTGCGTCGGCCGCTCACTGGGCATGCGCGTCGGCGAAACACTGCGCGCCAGCCTGCCCGAGTGGTGCGAACCCAGCGACCTGGGCATGATCGTGCAGTCGGCCTGCCTGGCTCACGACATCGGCAACCCGCCGTTCGGCCACTCCGGTGAAGATGCCATTCGCCACTGGTTCCAGCAGGCGGCCGGGCGTGGCTGGCTGGACGACATGAACGACGACGAGCGTGCCGACTTCCTCAACTTCGAGGGCAACGCCCAAGGCTTTCGCGTGCTGACCCAGCTCGAATATCACCAGTTCGATGGCGGCACCCGGCTCACCTACGCCACCCTGGGTACCTACCTCAAATACCCTTGGACGGCCCGGCATGCCGATGCCCTCGGGTACAAGAAGCACAAGTTCGGCTGCTACCAGAGCGAGCTACCGCTGCTGGAGCAGATTGCCCGCAAGCTCGGCCTGCCGCTGCTCGAGGAACAGCGCTGGGCCCGTCACCCGCTGGTCTACCTGATGGAGGCAGCAGATGACATCTGCTACGCCCTGATCGACCTGGAAGACGGCCTGGAGATGGAGTTGCTGCACTACGCCGAAGTCGAAGCGCTGTTGCTCGACCTGGTCGGTGACGACTTGCCGGAAACCTATCGTCAGCTTGGCCCTGCCGACTCCCGGCGACGCAAACTGGCAATACTGCGTGGCAAGGCTATCGAGCACCTGACCAACGCCGCTGCCCGCGCGTTCGTCGAGCAACAGCAGGCACTGCTGAGCGGGCGTTTGAGCGGCGACCTGGTCGAGCACATGCACGGCCCGGCCAAGCGCTGCGTACTGCAAGCCAAAGACATGGCGCGCAACAAGATCTTCCAGGACAAACGCAAGACGCTGCACGAGATCGGTGCCTACACCACGCTGGAAATCCTGCTCAACACGTTCTGTGGTGCCGCCCTGGAACAGCACGGCGGGCGCGCGCCTTCGTTCAAGAGCCGCCGTGTGCTCGACCTGATCGGCAACAACGCCCCCAACCCGCACGACTCGCTGCACAAGGCGTTCCTGCGCATGATCGATTTCATCGCCGGCATGACCGACAGCTATGCCAGCGAGATGGCTCGGGAAATGACCGGGCACTCCAGCCCGATCTGAACCCACGGACGCCTCGCCCGGTGCAATACCGGACGAGGCTCCTTGGCTTCAGAAATTTCCTACAAGTAACGCCAACTGATTAAACATCAACTAAACAAACTTACGAAATCTCACAAAATCACCTTTGACAACGAAGTAAATTCTTACATTTCGTAGCTCAATTTGTACTCGATTGTAAGCCATTTCCCATATATGGCGAATCTCCTTGCCGTATATCCCCGATGACTTGCAACTGGGGTAAGGTGCTTCCTGCCTCCGCCATCCGCCGCAGGGAATCTGAACATGAATAGTGTATTTATTGTCGATGACCATCCTGTCATCCGCCTTGCTGTCCGCATGTTGCTCGAAAACCAGAATTACAAGGTCGTGGGCGAATCGGACAACGGCGTAGATGCCATGCAGATGATTCGTGAGACGCAGCCTGAATTGGTGATTCTGGACATCAGCATCCCCAGGCTTGATGGCCTGGAGGTACTTGCACGCTTCCAGGCCATGGCCTTGCCATTGAAGGTGCTCATCCTCACCGCACAGTCTCCGGCGCTGTTCGCCGTGCGCTGCATGCACTCAGGTGCAGCGGGTTATGTATGCAAGCAGGAAGATCTGAACGAACTACTCAGTGCAATCAAGGCGGTGATCGCCGGATATAACTACTTCCCCAGTCAGGCCATTCATAACTGCCACGAAACAGCGGACTCCGATTTGCGACTTTTCCGACTAGTTAACGATCGAGAACTCATGGCACTGCAACTTTTCGCCCAGGGCCGCAGCAATCAGGAGATCGCCAAAGGCATGTTTCTCAGCAACAAGACCGTCAGCACCTACAAGAAGCGGCTCATGCAGAAACTGCAGGCTGACTCCTTGGTCGACCTGATCGAAATGGCCAAACGCAACGCGCTGGTCTGAGGTATTGATGGTGCAATTGATTACCTGCCTGCTCATCGTCCTGACCCTGGGCTGCAACCTGGTGCAGGCCGCCTCCCATGAAGCCGTGCCCTATACACTGCTGGCCCGCTCCTCAACGATGACCCTGAGCCCGACATTGACGGAGCAGCAACGGCAGTGGCTGCAGGGCCGACAT contains:
- a CDS encoding deoxyguanosinetriphosphate triphosphohydrolase codes for the protein MDWHTLLTRERLGKALYSAEELGRSPFHKDHDRIIFSGAFRRLGRKTQVHPVTSNDHIHTRLTHSLEVSCVGRSLGMRVGETLRASLPEWCEPSDLGMIVQSACLAHDIGNPPFGHSGEDAIRHWFQQAAGRGWLDDMNDDERADFLNFEGNAQGFRVLTQLEYHQFDGGTRLTYATLGTYLKYPWTARHADALGYKKHKFGCYQSELPLLEQIARKLGLPLLEEQRWARHPLVYLMEAADDICYALIDLEDGLEMELLHYAEVEALLLDLVGDDLPETYRQLGPADSRRRKLAILRGKAIEHLTNAAARAFVEQQQALLSGRLSGDLVEHMHGPAKRCVLQAKDMARNKIFQDKRKTLHEIGAYTTLEILLNTFCGAALEQHGGRAPSFKSRRVLDLIGNNAPNPHDSLHKAFLRMIDFIAGMTDSYASEMAREMTGHSSPI
- a CDS encoding response regulator transcription factor; the encoded protein is MNSVFIVDDHPVIRLAVRMLLENQNYKVVGESDNGVDAMQMIRETQPELVILDISIPRLDGLEVLARFQAMALPLKVLILTAQSPALFAVRCMHSGAAGYVCKQEDLNELLSAIKAVIAGYNYFPSQAIHNCHETADSDLRLFRLVNDRELMALQLFAQGRSNQEIAKGMFLSNKTVSTYKKRLMQKLQADSLVDLIEMAKRNALV